Genomic segment of Candidatus Thiopontia autotrophica:
CGGTTTTGTCAGCCTTGGTTGCCCCAAGGCAACTGTTGATTCCGAACGAATCCTTAGCCAGATTCGTGCCGAGGGGTACAGGCTTGCAAACAGCTACAGCAAATCGGATCTTGTGGTGGTCAACACCTGCGGCTTTATTGATGCCGCCATTGAGGAGTCACTTGATACCATTGGTGAGGCGATGGAGCAGAATGGACAGGTTATTGTGACCGGCTGTCTGGGGGGGGACCGGGATAAAATTCTCTCCAACTACCCCAACGTGCTAGCGGTAACAGGGCCAAATTCAACTAAAGAGGTTATGGAGTCCATCCACGCCACAGTGCCCCCACCTCAAGATCCGCTGACCAAACTGCTGCCGGATCGGGAGGTGCGGTTGACCCCGGACCACTACGCCTACCTTAAGATCTCCGAGGGGTGCAATCAGCACTGCAGTTTTTGCATTATTCCATCTCTGCGTGGAAAACTGGTGAGTCGACCCATTGGTGAGATTTTGGGTGAGGCGGAACGACTGGTGGAGAGTGGGGTAAAGGAGCTGATGGTGGTGTCTCAGGATAGTGCTGCCTACGGTGCCGACCTGCGCTATCGCAGTGAGATCACTGGCAATGGGGTCCTCTCCACCCGTATCACAACCCTGGCAGAGGAACTTGGCAAGTTGGGGATATGGATCCGTCTCCACTATCTCTATCCATACCCTGTCATTGATCAGTTGATTCCAATGATGGCAGAGGGGAAGATCCTCCCCTACCTTGATGTGCCGCTACAACACGCCTCCCCCTCTATTCTAAAGACAATGAGACGTCCAGCAGATAGTGAGAATGCGCTGCGACGAATAGAGAAGTGGCGTGAGATCTGCCCGGATATCACCATTCGCAGCACCTTTATTGTCGGCTTTCCGGGTGAGGGTGAGGCTGAATTCGAGGAGCTGCTCAATTTCCTGGAAGATGCAGATCTGGATCGTGCAGGGGCCTTCGCCTACTCACCAGTGGAAGGGGCCGCCGCCAACCAACTGCCAAACCAGGTTGATCCTGATATCCAGCAGGAGCGGCTGGAGCAGTTTATGCGGGTACAGAGTGAGATTAGTGCCAGAAAATTGCAGCACAGGGTCAGCAAAACCGAAACCATTATTATCGATAGCGTTACTGATGAGGGGGCTGTTGGTCGCAGTCGAGGGGATGCACCGGAGATTGATGGAGAGGTTCACCTACCAGACATTACCGGGCTGAGTTGCGGCGACCTGGTGAATGTCAGGATTGTGGCTGCTGATGAACATGACCTTGAGGGAGAGTTGATATGATATTGGCAATCCTTGGAATCCTGCTACTGGCTGCCATCACCCTCCCCCAAATGTGGGTCAAACGGGTGATGAGACAGTACAGCACCCCGGATGATCGATATGAGCTCAGTGGTGGTGAGCTAGCCCGAATCATCCTCAACCGCTATGGACTTAACCATGTAGGGGTTGAGACAACCAAGGAGGGGGATCACTATGACCCTGAAGATAGAACTGTTCGTCTGAGCGAGCCCTATTTCTCCGGACGCTCTCTTGCGGCGATAACCATTGCTGCCCATGAGGTTGGCCATGCCATCCAGCACGACACCGATTACAGGCCGATGGCGCTACGCTCGAGACTGGTAGGCAAGACCCGTGGCG
This window contains:
- a CDS encoding zinc metallopeptidase, coding for MILAILGILLLAAITLPQMWVKRVMRQYSTPDDRYELSGGELARIILNRYGLNHVGVETTKEGDHYDPEDRTVRLSEPYFSGRSLAAITIAAHEVGHAIQHDTDYRPMALRSRLVGKTRGAEKLGAMILMASPLFAVISRRPLPALILFLAGLASMGMPALVHLATLPVEFDASFNRALPLLKAGGHLHDGDEGAARKLLKAAALTYVASSLSSLLNFWKWLRVLRR
- the rimO gene encoding 30S ribosomal protein S12 methylthiotransferase RimO, with the translated sequence MNSTPTIGFVSLGCPKATVDSERILSQIRAEGYRLANSYSKSDLVVVNTCGFIDAAIEESLDTIGEAMEQNGQVIVTGCLGGDRDKILSNYPNVLAVTGPNSTKEVMESIHATVPPPQDPLTKLLPDREVRLTPDHYAYLKISEGCNQHCSFCIIPSLRGKLVSRPIGEILGEAERLVESGVKELMVVSQDSAAYGADLRYRSEITGNGVLSTRITTLAEELGKLGIWIRLHYLYPYPVIDQLIPMMAEGKILPYLDVPLQHASPSILKTMRRPADSENALRRIEKWREICPDITIRSTFIVGFPGEGEAEFEELLNFLEDADLDRAGAFAYSPVEGAAANQLPNQVDPDIQQERLEQFMRVQSEISARKLQHRVSKTETIIIDSVTDEGAVGRSRGDAPEIDGEVHLPDITGLSCGDLVNVRIVAADEHDLEGELI